A window of Fusarium fujikuroi IMI 58289 draft genome, chromosome FFUJ_chr10 genomic DNA:
TTGATCGTGGTATTGCACAGTGAAGTTGTTGAACGCTCCATCTAGGACACACATCGTCGAGGGGTTCGGTCTCCCTAGGTTCACAAAACCTCCACCGAGGCCGTTGCCGCCAAAACCGCGGATCTTATCTTTTGAGAATATTGGACTTTTGGACATATCCTTCGAGTCAATTGTCCAGTCCCAGTAGGGCATAAAGCCGCCATAGCCGCACTCATCTCGTAAAGAGGTCTCATAGAGATGGACAAAGTATCGATTCTAGGGCAGAATTGGGCTACAAAGTAGACTGAGTGAGGTCAGGCTCAGTTTCAACATGGAGCAAGTGGAGGTTGAACTCAATTTGGACGTTGAGTGTTCTGTGAACATAAGGGAAGTCGTTGTAGCGAGACGTTTTTAAACCAAGCTGTGATTGCATCTTATCGAGGCATTTCACAGCACTGATATATTCTGCTTGTGATGATTTTGATAATTTCCGCCACTCAATTCTGATTTCGACTCGAGGGGGCGTCGCATACTGGTTTGGTGTCTCAAACGCAAAGGTTGTCAAGGAGGAAATAGTACATAATAGAAACAAAAGATATTTCATCTTCTAAATTCAGGTATAAAGGAATAGTAACTTATTTGCGAAGTCTGGCATCACATGCATGCTCTTATATTCATTCGAGGTATTGACATCCTACCCTGTATGGCACACAGCAGTGCTGGAACGAATCCATTTTAGGGAGGTTAGCCGACTTTATCTTATCCACATTGGCACTTTCAGACAAATCAGGTAACCTAGAACAAAATGAAGCTTCGAGATCTTTCCTGAACCGGTGATAGTGCTTAAAGATTACAAGGATATaagctatttatagaaagaagccaagagTACGGAGTATTAGATTAAGTTTAACTACAGAATCAAGACATCAGTTTCTCCAGCCTGTCGCTCAGACCTGTTAAAGTCTATCGGAGCCTGCATATCATCCATTCCAAAGTCATAATGAACAAACTCATGCATATCATCCAGCATCTGAGGTCCTAGTGAAAACTGATCTTGGCTAACCTCGGGTGATTTAGCATCCGCTCTTGGCGCCTTGTAGTGCTCGCAAGCGGTGTCATCGACAGTTTGCTCAGGGGAACCTATGTCGATGGTCAAGAGCCTAGGAGAAGGTAGACGCGTATGAGGTGCAGCGTGACCAAGGGTAGAGTCCTCAGAGTATCGCCCGAGAGCTAACGAGTGGTCGATAGTTCGAGAAAGCCGGAAGTATAAAATAGGTTCCATGACGAGGACATTACCCCAGTCGTTGGCATAATCGTTGCCTTTGGTCAATTGGGATTTCGATCCCAGACATCCGACAGCGTCAATGCAGGAACCATTAGGTGAGCTTGTCTCATTCTCTGCGTCCTGTATCGTGGCATAATCCATAGCTGTTCTGATGAAGGtccaaacatcatcaactccatcatAGAGTTTCTGCATAGTCTTCATGGTTTCGACATAAACATTGAGCTTTCCTTGCTTCTGGGCTATCTGTAGTGGCCTCTTTGCAAGTCTAACATCAAGGATGTGTAGCACTAGAGGAACAGCGATATATGCAGCACTAGAAACAGATCATCAGCAATAGCAAATAACGAATCAGATATCAACTCACATGCTGATTGGCAAGAACCTTTCTAACCTCAGTTGGATAAGCTCTTTGAGATTCTCAGTGATGCCAAGGGCAGCATCTTCGATTTTGCTCTTAGTCTGTTGCAGGTCCGAAGTCGCTTTGGTCTGTTCCTGACTGATGATAAAGGCCTTGTGCTGATAAAGGGCGAAGCAGGCAGCGCTTTTGGACAGTCAGAAGCTAAATAAATGACTGGACTCGAGCGGTGATACTTACTAGTAGTATATGTAGAGTAAGTTTGTGTATAGCACAAGAGACCCCTCACGAGTGATGATACCAGCAGGCGTTGGAAACTGGATGGTTGCCCTTTCGAACCAAGCTTCCAAGCCAGCCTCGCACGACTGCAGTGATTCCCGTCCCTTTTGGGCATCATGAACCACTGGTGAATGAATATCAGTCAAGCGGCCTGTAGGATAAACGATCTTGATGACATCAGTGAGTGGAACAGTCAGCTCACACAGCGTGATGAATAACCGGACTAGCGTTCGTTTAGTTTGTGGTGCGTAGACCTGGGACCCGTCAATCTCTCGCCAAAAGTCTTTCTCGGTAGGCAAGTAGTTGGTGTGAGCCACATCAAGTGATGTAATGTGTAGTTGTCGTCGCATCCCAAGAGGAAGTATTCGGTCCCGTACTATACAGCACCACCAAAGTCGTTTCAGCTCATTTACCGAAGTCAAACTCGGGTTTAGGCTGGTATGGAATTGATCCGCACCTGCGGCTTGAGCCAAGTGGATTGCAGTTGAGAGCCAGATTGAATTGGTACGTTTCTGATCCTTCATTGTTCCATTGTAGGATAGCAATAGTGCCCCCTGCGTACTGGACACAAGGTTCCTCTCACTGCAAAGATCAAACAAGAGCTGCAATTCAGGTCAGTCATGATTTACCTACCAGCACGACTCGCCGAGCATATTGAACCTACCTTACTGCGACGGTAGTATGTGTTCCGTGCGTTATGTACTGAAGCAAATCCAAGACTTTTCAGGGTTGAAAATGGTAGAAACTGCAAAGTCAGCAAATTCTGTCTCAAGATGTACCAAAAGCTTGTAACATACACTACATGCAGTGAATAGCATGGCTTGGAAGACAAAAAGGGAGAGATTTGATCTGCCGCGTGCAGGCCTCGAATAGATGGTCCAGAACCAGGCTTCATCCAGCAATGGAAGCGCCGGGTGAACATGCAAAAAGTACTCTTGAACAAACTCATCCAAGGCTTCCGGAGTAGGGACACGAaaacagccttggccttcgaGGTAGTTTATATCATCGGGTAATAAACCAGAGATATCGAGGTCAAGGAAAGAGTAGTATGAGTATATAATATGCGATTGGCCAGACATCGTTGCATCGAAGTTTGGGGCTGGCTTTGACTCTGTTTGATGTAGCCGAGAGCTGTCTGAGACAACTGTGAAGTCAGAATCTTTGCGCTGGTTGAGAACCATGTCAAAGATTTCAGATTCTTTGTCACGACTTTCGGTTGGACCTTGAATGAATCGTTCGGCAGGGAAACTTATCTCAGGTTCATCCCAAACCGCCTCGAAGCACATAGACGGGCTTTCAGGGCCACATTCCACTGAGTGACCTGGCTCTAGACATGGATCGTTTAGGGTGTCCATGTCATCCGACACAGCAGAGCTTGGGTCCTTTGGTAAGATTGCCTGTAAGCTGTGTCTGAATTGTGTCCGCTGCTGCTTTTCGAGAACGACAGGAGATCGTTTTCGACTTGCTCATCTTAGCTTGAGCTGATGTTGGCTACCTAGAGAACCTACTATTTCGTGCGTCTGTCTTTCACAACACATTGGATGTTATCAAGGGCACAATTTGTGCACTGATGCGGTCTATGGGTGACGTCGCATCGCACTTTGCGTGAGCGACAAGCTACACAGGCTTTGCTGGCTCGCTTCCGTCGAGGATTCGCGCCATGAGACATTGCCTCCTCCATTGTGGACGCTGTTACTGTTTGGAtaacgacgatgatggattTTGGGCCAGTAGTTGAGGTGGAAGACGCAAGATCTCCCTTGCAGAACTAACTGATGGTAAcagagagaagaagctctgAACGCGGGGTAAAACGCGGGGAAGTGGAAACTTCAGTCAAGGTACGAAGCATTTTACTCTATTGAATGCAGTTATTCGCAGGGTTGACTCGACTCAATTGACTCAGAGTCCATGCGCTCTGACTCGGCCATGTTTTGTCAACCAACGCTATGTCCTAATGAAGTAAGTCAATGTCCCAAAACAAGATTTACATTATCCACAACACTTGACAACCGCGCATGATTTTACCGAGGGTCAATTCCAACCAATGAATTCCTGCGTTCGTAGCAGTAGAGAGACCGACAAAAATTGACTGTGCTGAGCATTCCATCCGAGATCTGCCCAGTTGCTCCTCTGAGTTACGTCTCTAAATGTAACCATACCTGCAACTTGAGACAGTAATGGTAGATACAAGATAACCAATACGCGCATTAAAATCACAACTACCAGACAATAACTGGCTTCACTGTTTTCCCGTTTTTCATATCAATTAAAGCCGTCTCAAAATCTTCTGGCTATATCAAGTTGTCAGTACAGACTCCCTACCAATAATTAAGGGACATACCTTGTAAAGGCTGATCAGCTTATCGATTGGTAGCTTGCCTTCCCGATACCACTGTACCATTCGGGGTAGATACTATGCACGTCAGAGCCTGGACTGCTGTCTGCGATGATTAAGCTCATACCTCATCAGGGATGGCATCACCTTCAATGGTTCCTCGAATGACTTTCCCGGTCTGACCTGGATTAGCTTCGTAAGGATGACGAGTCGGGTGCAGATCATACCTGCATAAATGTGACCAGATGAAGatccatcatggcatctaGTGGTGGTACTCCAATAAATATCAGTTGACCTCTGTTTGAAGTAGCCTCTAGACCTGCCTTGATGAGACCCATGTTCCCTGTCGTGTCAATCGTTATGCTAGAGCCTCTCCCATCAGTgaccttttttatttcttcttgcATGTCAATGTTCTCATCGGATGTGTTGATCACATGAGTCGCTCCAAGAGCTTTGGCTAAATCCAGTCTTTCTGGTACACGATCAATGCCGATGATGGTCTCGCAGGCCTGCATCTTTGCTGTCTGGAAGATATCAGCTTGTTCTTCATGCTTTCGAACATAGTTTCTTACCATTATGGAGACCAATCCGACACCACCAAGGCCTATAACTGCGACTCTGTCTTTCTCATTTGCTCTGGCAACATTTTCGACCGTCGCCGCACCAGTCTGAAATCCACAACCCATTGGCGCGAACAActtcaactcctcctcagtcttgatgatgttggtaaCATTCACAACAGATGTTTCCTTTACAACTGCCAGTTCAGCAAACGACGATTGCCCGAAAAAGTTGCCACGCAGGTCGTTGCCCTCTGCTGTATATGTTGCATCCTCGCCACCGTAATTGATCTCGACGAACTTGCTGCAAAAGGAGGGATGGTCTTCTTTGCAGTCATGGCAATTTTGACAGCTgtgaaaggaaagaagaacaaagtcACCTGGGCGAGCTTTGGTTACCCCAGGCCCAGCTTCCActacaacaccagcacctaAACACGAGCCTCAGTGATCATGGTACGGATGACAAGGAACATTCCAAACTGACCTTCGTGTCCCAGTACTTTAGGATATGGGATTTGATTGGCAGGCCAAGTGGCAAATATCAGGTCAGTGTGACAAATGCCAGTAGCGACAACTCGAATAAGCAGTTCACTGGATCGGGCCGCCCGCACAGAGCCATTTACCAGTCTCAAGTCAGGCGTGGTGCCCTGAGGCTCGTATGCTGCGATAAACTTGGTGTTCATAATTgttaataataatatgcTTAAGCATGAATTCGATGTTGATCACTGTGAGCAGGTACACAGGATGATTTATTGAACAAATACCCCACAACATGACTAGCCTAAATAGAGCTAGCAAAACATTCTATCCTCAAGATTACCTTCAGCCGATGCGAAAAACCCTCGGCAGAAATAACAAGCCAACCGGCCCAAATATTCTAGCCTCGTGATAGCATGCAACTAACTCATTATGGATATGGAACGCGGGGTAAATACCTTGGCAAACCTTTGCACGTGTAAAGGCAACTTATATCAAGCCTCAAGGCAGAAGTGATATGCATATAACATAAACAGCCTGATACTAATCTTCCAAAAGCAGTTCTTTGAGTAGGAGACACACCTCAAACTGTCGCATCCACCAATTACAGCAAACCAGAATGGCTGTCACTACTTATCCGGAGAACATGGATTTCTCAACCTTTTCCAATATTATCAATGGCCAAGTTAAAGGTACCGCCACCACACGTCATGGCGTCAACCCTTCATCACGCGAGGCGTTGCCAGACTGTCCTGTGTCAACCCAAACAGACGTTGAGGATGCTATACAAGCAGCCCGCTCTGCATTCCAAAGTTGGAAAACGACACCTATTGAGGTTCGAAAAGAGAATATCAAGGGCTTGGCAGATGCGCTCTTGGCACAGAAAGCAGAATTCGCGCGTCTGCTTATAGCGGAGCAGGGAAAGCCTGTAAGTCTTGAACTTTCATTTGACTGTTGGCCTCGGAAAACTCATATGTTGGCTACAGGCTATGTTTGCCGACCATGAGATCGGTCGTGGAGTTCACTGGCTTACTGGGACATGTGAGCTTGATATGCCCGTggacgaggttgatgacGATCCAGAGAGGCGCATCTCGACTCGTTATGTGCCTCTTGGAGTGGTTGCTGCGATAGTCCCATGGAATTGTAGGTCTTATGTCTCGTCTGCAGGCTTCGGGCTAACTCCTTGTTGAAGATCCCATCATGCTTCTGTGCGGAAAGCTTGGTCCGGCACTGATGGCAGGCAACTGTATCATTGTCAAGCCCTCTCCCTTTACACCCTATTGTGGCATTAAAATAGTCGAGCTTGCACAGCGATTCTTCCCACCTGGCGTTGTGCAAGTCTTGAGCGGGGGCGATGATCTAGGCCCTATGTTGACAGCTCACCCAGGCATTGATAAGATCAGCTTTACTGGCTCCACGGCCACGGGTAAGAGGGTCATGGAGAGCGCAAGCAAGAATTTGACCAGGGTTACTTTAGAGCTGTAAGTATACCCAAGTTGACCTGCATCTCCCTGCCCAGTACACCCCGGCTTACATGAAACAGGGGAGGCAACGATGCTGCGATTATCTGTGCAGATGCAGACATAGAGAATACCGCTTCACAAATTGCAATGGCCGCATTTATGAACGCCGGTCAGATCTGCATTGCTGTCAAGCGCATTTATGTACATCAGGACATATACGACGCTTTCAAGGCCTCTTTCATCAAACACGTATCACACCTCAAAGTTGGCGACGGGTTTGCAGATGGCACCTTCATGGGACCAGTCCAGAATGAACTGCAATTTGAGCGTGTCAAGGTGCACCTCGATGACATAGCAAAAAATAATTACGCTGTTTTGAAGGGCGGAGACATGTCAGAGAGTCTGCAGAAAGGGTACTTCATCCAACCTACTGTTGTGGATAACCCGCCAGATGATAGCAAGATCGTCACCGAAGAACCCTTTGGGCCAGTGGTGCCTTTGCTAAAGTGGTCTAAGGTAGACGAGGTCTTGTCTCGTGTCAACTCAAGCGACATGGGCCTGGGAGGTTCAGTTTGGACGGCTGATGAAGAGCTTGCGATGCGCATCGCTGATGGACTTGATGTCGGCAGTGTTTGGTTCAACGAGCATCTAGCTATTGAACCTAAAGCTACATTCGGAGGTCACAAGAACAGTGGCTTAGGACGTGAATGGGGTGTTGATGGGCTGCGAGGATATTGCAACTCCAAGACATATTttatcaagaagagcaagtaGACACACTGTACAAGCAGCTACAAAATGAATCAGATCCAAATCTTactccatcaccaagattAATCTTGTGTATGCCAAACCACTCCGACCTGAATGTCTTGCAACTCAGCTTCAGAGTATCTTTTACGGCTTCCCTTTCCTCAGAAGCAGAGGCTGAAAACATCAGTGGCCTGGGACCAAGTATCCCAAAACGAACAAGCTGGTTGCGTATCATTACTAGTGCTCGCTTGCGAGTTGTTGGGTGCATGCGGCAGCTCTGTCTAAGCCACGTTAGTGAGACACTATTTATACGGCCCACGGTTAACGGCACAAATTGAACCACTCACGAATCGTTTTTACATATCAGAGCACCCTCACCAGTTCATT
This region includes:
- a CDS encoding related to cutinase transcription factor 1 beta, giving the protein MEEAMSHGANPRRKRASKACVACRSRKVRCDVTHRPHQCTNCALDNIQCVVKDRRTKYRKRSPVVLEKQQRTQFRHSLQAILPKDPSSAVSDDMDTLNDPCLEPGHSVECGPESPSMCFEAVWDEPEISFPAERFIQGPTESRDKESEIFDMVLNQRKDSDFTVVSDSSRLHQTESKPAPNFDATMSGQSHIIYSYYSFLDLDISGLLPDDINYLEGQGCFRVPTPEALDEFVQEYFLHVHPALPLLDEAWFWTIYSRPARGRSNLSLFVFQAMLFTACSFLPFSTLKSLGFASVHNARNTYYRRSKLLFDLCSERNLVSSTQGALLLSYNGTMKDQKRTNSIWLSTAIHLAQAAGADQFHTSLNPSLTSVNELKRLWWCCIVRDRILPLGMRRQLHITSLDVAHTNYLPTEKDFWREIDGSQVYAPQTKRTLVRLFITLCELTVPLTDVIKIVYPTGRLTDIHSPVVHDAQKGRESLQSCEAGLEAWFERATIQFPTPAGIITREGSLVLYTNLLYIYYYAACFALYQHKAFIISQEQTKATSDLQQTKSKIEDAALGITENLKELIQLRLERFLPISIAAYIAVPLVLHILDVRLAKRPLQIAQKQGKLNVYVETMKTMQKLYDGVDDVWTFIRTAMDYATIQDAENETSSPNGSCIDAVGCLGSKSQLTKGNDYANDWGNVLVMEPILYFRLSRTIDHSLALGRYSEDSTLGHAAPHTRLPSPRLLTIDIGSPEQTVDDTACEHYKAPRADAKSPEVSQDQFSLGPQMLDDMHEFVHYDFGMDDMQAPIDFNRSERQAGETDVLIL
- a CDS encoding related to zinc-containing long-chain alcohol dehydrogenase, whose protein sequence is MNTKFIAAYEPQGTTPDLRLVNGSVRAARSSELLIRVVATGICHTDLIFATWPANQIPYPKVLGHEGAGVVVEAGPGVTKARPGDFVLLSFHSCQNCHDCKEDHPSFCSKFVEINYGGEDATYTAEGNDLRGNFFGQSSFAELAVVKETSVVNVTNIIKTEEELKLFAPMGCGFQTGAATVENVARANEKDRVAVIGLGGVGLVSIMTAKMQACETIIGIDRVPERLDLAKALGATHVINTSDENIDMQEEIKKVTDGRGSSITIDTTGNMGLIKAGLEATSNRGQLIFIGVPPLDAMMDLHLVTFMQTGKVIRGTIEGDAIPDEYLPRMVQWYREGKLPIDKLISLYKPEDFETALIDMKNGKTVKPVIVW
- a CDS encoding related to aldehyde dehydrogenase (NAD+), mitochondrial, with product MAVTTYPENMDFSTFSNIINGQVKGTATTRHGVNPSSREALPDCPVSTQTDVEDAIQAARSAFQSWKTTPIEVRKENIKGLADALLAQKAEFARLLIAEQGKPAMFADHEIGRGVHWLTGTCELDMPVDEVDDDPERRISTRYVPLGVVAAIVPWNYPIMLLCGKLGPALMAGNCIIVKPSPFTPYCGIKIVELAQRFFPPGVVQVLSGGDDLGPMLTAHPGIDKISFTGSTATGKRVMESASKNLTRVTLELGGNDAAIICADADIENTASQIAMAAFMNAGQICIAVKRIYVHQDIYDAFKASFIKHVSHLKVGDGFADGTFMGPVQNELQFERVKVHLDDIAKNNYAVLKGGDMSESLQKGYFIQPTVVDNPPDDSKIVTEEPFGPVVPLLKWSKVDEVLSRVNSSDMGLGGSVWTADEELAMRIADGLDVGSVWFNEHLAIEPKATFGGHKNSGLGREWGVDGLRGYCNSKTYFIKKSK